In one window of Helianthus annuus cultivar XRQ/B chromosome 17, HanXRQr2.0-SUNRISE, whole genome shotgun sequence DNA:
- the LOC110921421 gene encoding GDSL esterase/lipase At4g10955, which translates to MASERDIFEISGPLHLTTIDWTNVDHRRSVAACMVQGVYIMQRDRQENRHGPAALAPPWWKFFSFDLHSQLIDDADSSIFGAVFKFKPKPDPSTDYALSTNATPSYIVAFRGTLTKGDAFARDLQLDLHCVKNILHQSSRFETAVQAVRNLVASGNRNIWLTGHSLGSAMAMLAGKSMARNGVFLESHLFNSPYVSPPIENIKNKKVKHGIRIASSFVTAGLAVAVKAKKNVQQRNIAPDNSFSNLASWVPCLYVNPRDHICSEYIGYFQHRRKMEGIGARGVERLASQHSFSGLLMDAIGKESHEPLHVLPSANLTVNSTPARDLKEAHGIHQWWRCDQQLESRTYRS; encoded by the exons ATGGCTTCAGAAAGGgatatttttgaaatttcagGCCCCTTACACTTGACTACTATTGACTG GACCAATGTGGATCACCGGAGGTCGGTGGCAGCGTGTATGGTTCAAGGTGTGTATATCATGCAGCGTGACCGCCAGGAGAACCGCCACGGGCCAGCTGCGCTTGCTCCTCCATGGTGGAAATTCTTCAGTTTTGACTTGCACAGTCAACTCATAGACGATGCTGATTCGTCTATCTTTGGTGCCGTCTTCAAATTTaaacccaaacccgacccatcaACGGACTACGCCCTCTCAACGAACGCAACACCGTCCTATATCGTTGCTTTCAGAGGCACATTAACCAAAGGCGATGCGTTTGCTCGAGACTTGCAGCTAGATCTCCACTGTGTCAAAAACATATTACACCAATCGTCAAGATTTGAAACCGCTGTTCAAGCTGTTCGAAACTTGGTTGCTTCGGGTAATCGAAACATCTGGTTAACCGGTCATTCTCTCGGATCAGCCATGGCCATGCTTGCGGGAAAAAGCATGGCGAGAAATGGCGTTTTTCTCGAATCTCATCTTTTCAATTCACCGTATGTTTCGCCTCCAATTGAGAACATTAAAAACAAGAAAGTCAAACACGGGATCAGAATCGCTAGCAGTTTTGTAACAGCTGGACTTGCGGTTGCTGTCAAGGCTAAAAAGAATGTTCAGCAAAGAAACATTGCACCAGACAACTCGTTTTCGAATTTGGCGTCATGGGTCCCGTGTTTATACGTGAATCCACGCGATCATATCTGCTCGGAGTATATCGGGTATTTTCAACATCGTAGAAAGATGGAGGGTATAGGGGCGAGAGGGGTGGAACGATTGGCCTCGCAACATTCATTTTCTGGTCTGTTGATGGACGCGATTGGAAAGGAATCACATGAACCACTCCACGTTCTTCCGTCTGCGAATCTGACTGTGAATTCGACTCCTGCGCGTGATTTAAAGGAAGCTCATGGTATTCACCAGTGGTGGAGATGTGATCAGCAGCTGGAATCTAGAACCTACAGATCGTAA
- the LOC110920884 gene encoding photosystem I reaction center subunit II, chloroplastic, producing MAMATQASLFTPTLSNPFNQSSFTTPNHTHLKPTTRTTFTIKATAAEGSPTPTPAPVKEAPAGFTPPELDPNTPSPIFAGSTGGLLRKAQVEEFYVITWESPKEQIFEMPTGGAAIMREGPNLLKLARKEQCLALGTRLRSKYKIKYQFYRVFPNGEVQYLHPKDGVYPEKVNPGRQGVGQNMRSIGKNVSPIEVKFTGKQPYDI from the coding sequence ATGGCCATGGCTACTCAAGCTTCCCTCTTCACCCCAACCCTCTCCAACCCATTCAACCAATCCTCCTTCACCACCCCTAACCACACCCACCTCAAACCCACCACCCGCACCACCTTCACCATCAAAGCCACCGCAGCCGAAGGCTCACCCACCCCCACTCCCGCCCCAGTCAAAGAAGCCCCAGCCGGGTTCACCCCACCCGAACTCGACCCAAACACCCCCTCCCCCATCTTCGCCGGATCCACCGGCGGTTTACTCCGAAAAGCCCAAGTGGAAGAGTTCTACGTCATCACATGGGAGTCTCCGAAGGAGCAAATCTTTGAGATGCCGACAGGCGGCGCCGCTATTATGAGAGAGGGGCCCAACTTGTTGAAGTTGGCTAGGAAAGAACAGTGTTTGGCTCTTGGTACTAGGTTGAGGTCCAAGTACAAGATTAAGTATCAGTTTTATAGGGTGTTTCCGAATGGTGAGGTGCAGTATTTGCACCCTAAAGATGGGGTTTACCCTGAGAAGGTGAACCCTGGGCGTCAAGGTGTGGGCCAGAACATGAGGTCCATTGGGAAGAATGTTAGCCCCATTGAAGTTAAGTTCACTGGCAAGCAGCCTTATGATATATGA